ATAACTGAAGCTCATTTAGCAATACGATGAAAAAGGCAATAAATGAATACGCACCAAAAGGGCCATAGTATTAATCATAACACCCCCCAATAAATGGTGTTTCGGATATTCGACCCCTGAGGTCTTGAGCCGATACTCGAGCATGGTATAAAAGTTCTCTGCAAGCGCTTGGCTAGTGCGGTAGAACATATCGAAGTAAGTGATTGTTAGTATCTAAATATAGCACACAGAGTCGTCGTCGAACAATGAAAGAGGGTGAGGAGGGGGATGATGGTCGCTGAAAGAGACACAACAGATCCGGAGGGGGTCTTGGTTAAGATGAATCAGACGTGAAACGCCACAGCGCTTCAAAACATTAAAATTGTGTGACGCGGATCCTGAGCGTGTGCCTCGGCCAGGCGGTGTCAACCGTTAAGACTTGTACGTGATATATTCGATAAGATGGTTGGTCGTGAAGGTCCTCTAGCGCAgcatacatgtatatatggCGAAGGCGTTCTTTCCTCAACTCCGAGGATACCATGATCAAACTTACGTGCGATCATATCCCGCGGCCGAGGAAGACGGGGTGAAAACTCAAAATCCTCTACCTACGGGCCGGTACGGATGATTTTCGGTCGGCGTGTAATTCGTGACCAGGCGGTCGCGCGTATGTTCAACAAACAATATATTATATAAATACTGCGACATAACGCAAGAATATTTCTGTGCACCGTATCGATATCCCaaatgaaaaaaaaaatctaCCCAAAGTACTTTAAGAGCCGGAAATTGGCCTATAGGTCCTCATGAGTTGTGTTTTGAACGCCTTTTGGTTATTCCACAATTCAGCCGCCTCAAGATTCAACGGCGACTCATTGTTGGGTTCTGAAACAGGTGAATTTCAGCGAGTTGATTGGAATGAATGACATAGAGCATACCCCCAAGCAATGACTGAAGTGACAAGAGTATTGTATGGACGCTATAAATCGCAGACCACTTGTCCTTGAAGAACGATAAGCAAAACTTGTAGTACAAGCCCCTCCTAGTTGCATACCTTGAGAATATCCAAGCAAATACCACCTTGCAGATCCACGTTAGGATGGTAACAAGGCGTATCCGGATCAAATCTATCAGACAAAAAAGTATAAGTGAAAGTACATGAGACCAAACCCCGAAAACATACCGAACGCTGGGAGCCGTGTAGGGATATGTGGGCGGGAAAGAAAGGGTAATCTTAAACGTGAGGTGTTCGTATACAGAGCTGGGAGGACCTTCAATAGTGCCTATCCATTCAAACATGTTCGAGTCGCTTCGGGGACTGAAAAGATATGAGCCACGGTGGATTGGAGATGCGCCACGGGAGACTTACAATGCGGAAATCCCAGGGGAACTTGACATCTGCGTCCCAAAAAAAATCAGAATCATGTGGATTGTACGATTCATAGAGACATACCATTAGAGACATAAGCTCATTGCTCAACCTGTTTGGGGATATACAGCATAAACACGCGCAGCCCGAACGTGCCGGGACCGGATGGTAACTCACCTCTTGGCTACGCTACCCTTGGTAATGCTTCCTTCGCTAACTTCGGTCATAATGTCGTTTATTGAGAGCTCGGTGGTACCGTGTGGCTCAAGCACCCGCTTGTGGGGGATATCAATCGGGAATAAAGAGGAGGAATTATGGGCAGCGGCATAATATAACGCGCGAACCCCTAGAGTCACGTGGTCCCCCACTCTGCGTGCAACCCACGAGGATAGACAAAAAGAATTCCGTATTGAATTGTTGCTCACGGCCAACAGCGAGCGTTCTTGGCGTATCAAGATATCCCGCATACACCTGGCGCCTCGTGCTGGAAAAAAGGTTACTGACCTCCTTTGTAACGGCACCAGCCGTTACACGTGACAAGCAAAGGCTGCGGGTTAGACAGGGTCCTACCAAGCAACCAATTAATCGGCGTAAGCAGTGGCAATACCGTCTTGCTTCTCACCTTCTGCCTTCCCAACTCACCGTCCACGGAGACGACTTTATCATATAGCGCTGCCGGGTCAGCCCTACATCTCCACACACTCGCTTTCAACTCCCACTGCAACTTCCTACCGCATAACAGTCCGGAACTGAAGGTGTGTATTGTGCGCTGGTTGCTATATATTAATATACGGACTGAAATGGTATATATTGAAAGACGATGCCTCGTCGACCTGCCCCCACTGCACTTCATCTCGTCAAGGGCCCTTCCCCCGCGAGGGGGGAGCCTCGACATACTCTTCCTGCACCACCGCAGCCTGTATTCCAACCCAAGATGATTACCAAGCCGCGCTCGAGCTCGACCGCCTCTCGAAGCAGAGTAGATGCACCGCTGTTGACGTTTGTTGGGCCAGACCCAACGGATAAGAGTAGTGTAGATGGCGTGATGTTTGAGTCTCCGATAGAGAGGGGTTACATTCCTCAGTGGGACGCCAACCCTGTCGCTGGTGAGTAAGATGTATTGGATATATAATTTGACAATCGTTGACTGGGTGATACATATACACAGTCACTGGGGCAAGCCGAAGAGCTCAGCCCGGCCCATGGGACCGTACACGAATCAATGCGCTACCGCAAGAACGGATGACAGGACTCATAGCCGTTCCTAAACCCGTGGTCGCCAATCCTGCACCACTTTGGTGAAGTTTTTTTTTGAACCACTTGCTATACTTGCATTCTGTTCTCTCGTAGATTTCTGACATACTTACATTGTACGAGCCCTTGTTGTTTCACCTACTTGTAAATTATCTCGGTTGAAATTCAGGATTGGTGGTGTTCACGTCATTTTAATGCATTTTCTTTCTTTCACCAAATGGTATCATTGATCCTGTATGAACTGCGTAGTTGCACAAGGAAGATCTCGAGACTTGGTGTGACGATTCTCAACTTGAAAAATCGCGACACATTGGCCAGCCGGCGGTACAAACACGTGACTGTAGGCAACTCGACCGCGTCCACCTACTTTCGGCCCAAAATGTTCAGGTAAGTCTATAGGATAATAGATAAATAAATATACCAATACGATTACAGCTTCGGATCTGCTGCTGCGAAACCCGCTACGACTGGATTCGGAGGATCACTCTTTGGACAAGCCAACACGACACAAGCAACTCCCGCTACGACCGGAGGACTATTTGGGGCTGGTGCAAATACCAGTGGTCAACCAGGAAATGCACCTACTACTACTGCTACGAACACAGGAGGGCTGTTTGGCTCTACTCAGCCCGCAGCTGGCACTAGCACAGCAACCACTGGAAGTGGATTGTTTGGCACACAACAGCCCACTACTACGGCCACAACAGGTGGATTGTTTGGAGCTCAGCCTGCTGCTACGACCGCCACTACCGCCCCTACTGGTGGACTATTTGGCGCACAGCCAGCTGCGAGTGCTCCAACCGGAGCTGGCCTATTTGGTGCCCAGACCGGAGCGAATGCCGCCGCCGGTACCACTGGGTCCTCATTTGGCTTTGGCGCATCAGCAGCTGCTCCGTGAGTCACATCACTCTCTGTCTGTCATGATTATATGCTAACTATAccgttaccatggtcggacAGTGCTCCTGCTCAGCCTGCCGCCCAAGCGTCAGGTCCATTCACCCGAACGACGAAATTCAACGACTTGCCAGACGCACAAAAGAAGGTATTCGAAGAAATCGAGTATGTTCCGACGCCCCCTTGCCGATTACACGACTGATCACGCACGTTAGATCATTCATTCAAGGCGAGTACAAATCAGTGTCGAGCTGAAAGCCCAAAAACTTGGAGAGGAGATTGCAAAAGAGCAAGCAGCCTTGGATGAATTGACCAGGGTGCGTaccattttttttttctaaCTCGCCCCCCAAGTCCCTAATACGTATGTGAATCAGTCACTATCCGCCGCCAGCTCGGCCCTGTCATCCGACCGTCTTGCAGCAGACGACCAGCGCACTAAAACAGACCGGAACCTCCAAGACGCGCTTATTGCGACTCGAATCATCGATGGGTTTACCAAGCCGCAGCAGATGGGAGGATACCTCACCAGCTATGCCAACTTTCCCCTTGAGTAAGGCCCCCCTTCTTTCAGACCAAGATTGATTTTTTCCTGACTTTGCGACAAAAAGGTACTTTACTCGACAAGTAGAAGAAATGAAAGAGCGTGTGCAGAGATACAAATCCACCGTCGAGGTAACGTGTACACCATTCCCTTCGACTAGACCTATCTCTCAATCCGAGTGTCACAGCAAATCGAACGTAAGCTCGCTCAGGTCTACGAAGCAAATTCGGCACAACCCGCCCAACCGTCTCCACAAGCAATCGCCAACGCCCTCCGCGCGCAACACGCATCGTTCATGGCCCTTGCAGCACGCACCGCCGAAATCGACGCCGCGGTCAGAAACACAAGGCCGCGTATACAACGAGGTGGAGAGCCCAGACCGGATCCGCGCGCGATCCGTTTGCGCCCGCGAGTAAAGAAGACGATACGTTGGATGCGTTGATGAGTATGAGTGTGAGCGTTGCTGGGAGGTGATTTGAGGACTTGTTTACCGCTTTTTGGTCTTTTATTTGCTTTGTATACGAGGTTGGTATTAATAGCAAAAAAACAGATGGATTATTCATTACAGTCCTAAGTCGTATTACAGCACAATTGAGACAGCAAGGAATCCATAAACCCAACTTAGCCCATTATATAACCCCAGCTATCCAAACCATCGAGAGAGGCACCCTCCGCCTACATCTGGCTCGCCCCTGGAGGCATACCGTGTTGCCCGTGTGGGCCATGCGGAGATGCCACGCGCGGATCCATTGGTTGTCCAGCGGCCAGCATATCCTGGCTAAGCATCGCGCCCCAATCGTCCATCCTGCAAACACGATTAATCAGTAACCTGCGTCCAAACTCCCCCTTGCGCGACCCCCTGGACTCACTCGAATCCACCAGGCGCCTGTTGCCACATATCAAGCGCACCCCCGACGTATGGTTGAGCAGCCATACCGGGCACGAACCCAGAATGCTGTTGTTCGCCCATATATCCTCCCGCCGCCGCTGCTGGGTACCCTTGCCTAGTCTGCGGCTGCTGTACCTGCTGCGACTGCTGGGGCGCAGCATAGTACCCCACCCCGGCAGACGCTTCGGCACCAGCAGCGTACCCTTGCCCCTGCGCTGGTCCCGCGGTCCCAAACAGCGAGACGAGCGGATCGTGGGACTGTTCGTTCCAGATCCCGTGCAGCGGGTTGTTTTGCTGCTCGTACATGAAATCGGGCGGGAGGTGGTGCATACTTCCTAGTTCGGCGGTGTTGACGGGGAGGTTCGCGACTCCGAATGTGGGTGGCGTAGGGAGCGTTTGTTGGGTGTAGGAAGTGGGCTGTTGGGCATagtgttgttgttgctgttgttgttgttgagAAAGTTgatgctgttgctgctgctgctgagaTGCCTTGTTGAGTACCGACCGAGGTTTGGCAATTGGACGGTCTCGGGAGTGATAGCCGGTGCTGGCGCTCCCACCGGGTGAAGGTGTATGCTCTGACGCGGAAGAAGTGTGTCCGACGCTCGGCGACGTAGTACTCTCGCCTCGCGCTCGCGCTTGTTGCTTTCTTTCGGGCTCGGCTGAGGAAGAGGCAAATCTCCAAACGACGCGAGCTCGTATAATATATCCCTGTAATAAGCAGAAATCGGTCAGCACGATGACACAATCGCGGACCGAGGAATTCCTGGCACGATGCATAAAGCTAAAGCATAAAACCGTCCTCGGAGCAAGGGCTACCCATCCCAAAACGAATCCGAAACCTCTGCGAGAACTTGGggaagggggagggggaggactCACCATAGGCGTCCGGCCGAATGCCATCGGTGCTCGTTGTTCTTCAAGACATCCATGCACTTGTGCACATCCTTGATCTGTCCGTTTGGATCCGCTGTGCCTCCCGATTTCTTTTGTCCCCATACGTTGATGAGGAGCACGATGCCGGATGTAAAGGCCGCGACCATGACACCAGGCAGGATCGTTTGGCTCCTGCGGCGCTGGAGGTCCAGAACATGGCTACAGCTTCGAGCGCTACAGTTCTGGGTCAGTACACACTCGGTCAGAATGCCGGGACGGGACTTGCGCAGTTGTACAAATCGCTAGCGAAGGGAAAGATAATGGTGATGGCTTCCGAGCTACAAACGTCGAAATTTGACATTTAGTAGGGGGGTTCATCAATGCGCGGATTGTGCCAACTTACGGGAAGGGATAAACGGCCGATGGATCAATATCTGTACGTGATAGTATGTCGAGTATAAAGTCGCCGACTGGTCAAAGAACAGTGAGTTTTCACGGTTCGGATCCCATCGAACTTTGCTGCCAGTAAGTATGCTATCATTTGATTTTGCACGGGGGTTACTTACGATGGTCTGGGACTGAATCAATCCACTTGTTCAGCGCCGAGTCGAGTTCTGCGACAATGTGCTGTTCCCACTGCGGTCCAACAAATCCGAGCAAGATCTTGGATTTGTTGATCGAGTACTAGAAGATCAAATTAATACTCTGCCATTTTCTCTTTTGGTCTAGACACTCACAATCGTTCGCAGAGCAAAGCCGAGGATTTGAATTAGCTTTAGGTAACAGTTAAAGAATGCTACGCGAGGAGGCACTCCAGCCGGTTGTGCAGGTACAAATGTCGGGTCGGTTTGGACATGCGGCCAGTACTCATCGTCAACCTCTACCGGGAATCCCACGTCCGAACTACATTGTCGTCAATCTTTTGTTCAGAACACTACGATAAACTTGCAACTTACTCTTCGTCCTGGATGGCGCAAGGTCTCCCCAATGCCGAACTTGTGACTCGGTCATGAACGACTAATATCCTGCAAAAGCGGTTTAGGGCGACCAAGTTATCGACGCGATCATAAGGTTTTACCAAAATGCCCTCTTCCAGAGTTCGTCCTCAATTGAGCCTTGGCCTCCACGATACACTTTTCTGCGATGCGCGCCGACGTCTTGGGCAATACGAATTCCAATACCGGCAACCGTCCACGCAGAGTGTGGGGCGCTTGTCCCTTGGAGGAACATGACAGCGAGCTGGATAGCCAATGAATACCCGCTTGCGATCGAGCTGCATGTGCACTCACCGCCATGATTTGTAGATCGAAGAGCTTGGGAGGCGTCAGCAGCGACCTTCTCAAAAACTGCACCTGTTCGAAATATTTCCATCCAGCCGAGTGTTGGAGTGGCTCGTCTTGCTCGAGAAACACCCGGTGATCGTCGCTCCATCGCGACCCGACGGCGCAAACTAGCAACAGCACACATGCAAATGCTGAATCTTTGAAGTGCAGCCCATCTCGGATGTTGCTCTCGAACAACGGGCGGTGAAGCAACGGGAAAAAGGCGTTGACGTGCTTGAAGAACAAGTCGATCAACGCATCGCGCAAGTCGTCCGGCGGGGGCTGGACCTTGTCTTTCCACAACGGATCCTCAGTGTCGATCCACTCCCAGGGGTTCGCGCGCCAGAATTCAGGCCGGCGACTCTGCTGGGACTGACCGTTGTCCGGATTTTCAGCGTTGACGTATTCCTGCTTGAGCGAGCGCGCAGCCTTGACGAGCATCAAACCCGAGCTTTTACCGTGGAACCGGCGTTCAAATGTCGTCACTGCGAGTTTTTGCATGCCGTTTACAAGGTTGGACTCTTCGTCCGAGCTGATGAGGTCCTCCTCTTTGGCGGTTTCAGTGGCGGATATGACGTGCTCGTGCCACGGGTACCGGACAGGACGTTGCCGGAGGGGGCGTCGGGTTGTGGGTTTGGGGCGGGACGCTGGTTTCCCGCCTCGTGGGCCTCCCATTGCTCTCGCGTGAGGTGTTGACCAAGGCTCTGAGTAAAGTCTGCACCTGGACAGAGCTATACATGACCGCTCTGATCAGCGGGTGATGCGGGATGCCATGATGGTGGGACTCACTCGCTGAAGCAGACGCTCCATTTTCTCCAGTCGATTTTCTAAGCTTTCGACATATCTGGGTAACAGGTGTTAGAAGTGGATGGGATTGAATTGAATTGAGCGGGGCTACACACCCCTTTGGGGGACCTCGCTTCTTTGCAGCTTCGACGTATCTACGGGACCCGTGAGCAGCGATGATGTGTGCATCTATTGATATACTAACGTGCAGTCAAAATTAAACGCGACGCAATTACTACAGCGATTCCCAGGTCGGGTTGCCCCATCACATCGCACTGTAATCCGGGGCCCGGAGGGTAAGCAAGCAAGGTTCGGAGATTTTCCCCATCAGAAATGGgagtataaatactgacctTTTTTGCGACGACAGACATCGCACGCCCTCTGGACTCTGCGCTTCTTTGCGTTGCCTCCTTCGACTCCGCGCTGAATATCGTCATCATCTTCACCGGACGATACATCTCCTCGGTTTTGTGCCTGCATTGCTCGATCCCTATACTCGAGCCTGGTCTAGTGTCCGTTCAGCCTGATCCGGTAGCAGCCAGTGGTGGTGGACGTTGGCTGGTCGATACTTGGTGACCAACGACGCTACGCCGGCTGACAAACCGCTATCCGAATAGGGAATTAATGCAAACACAGTCCAAACTAATTTAAATCCCTCGGGCTGCCGTCACCCCGACTAGATTCTCCGCCCAGGGTCGCTGCGGATCTCTGTGTTGGGTCCTGGATGATATGTGCAGATCTGTTATAGGTGCGTACAAACTGGTGGGAATGTTCTACTGTTCTGTTTGACGTCAAAAGGACGTTTCTATCGGCTGACTTGTGTATCTACCGAATCTTAGATATCGATAGCGTCGAACAAACGAGGTGTACGGAAGATCCTATTGGTATCTATCCGCCGCGCGCATCAATTGGAGTGGAATGCAGGCCATCGCCGTATCACATCTTGGCTTCTGAGAGTCTTGGACGTATCTGGCAGCCCTAGAAGGGGGTTGGCGTCCAGACTCTGGAGCTCCAACGTAATTAGGGAAGGGCCATTGCGTAGGTAGTGGCCAGAGCTGTCACAATAAATCGAGTTCTGTGCGTTCGCCTTGTGCTCCTTGATTCCTAGTCCACGCTTTTGCT
The nucleotide sequence above comes from Rhizoctonia solani chromosome 3, complete sequence. Encoded proteins:
- a CDS encoding ubiquitin-conjugating enzyme yields the protein MRDILIRQERSLLAVSNNSIRNSFCLSSWVARRVGDHVTLGVRALYYAAAHNSSSLFPIDIPHKRVLEPHGTTELSINDIMTEVSEGSITKGSVAKRLSNELMSLMMSSSPGISAFPRSDSNMFEWIGTIEGPPSSVYEHLTFKITLSFPPTYPYTAPSVRFDPDTPCYHPNVDLQGGICLDILKDKWSAIYSVHTILLSLQSLLGEPNNESPLNLEAAELWNNQKAFKTQLMRTYRPISGS
- a CDS encoding nucleoporin FG repeat region, coding for MPRRPAPTALHLVKGPSPARGEPRHTLPAPPQPVFQPKMITKPRSSSTASRSRVDAPLLTFVGPDPTDKSSVDGVMFESPIERGYIPQWDANPVAVTGASRRAQPGPWDRTRINALPQERMTGLIAVPKPVVANPAPLCRRYKHVTVGNSTASTYFRPKMFSFGSAAAKPATTGFGGSLFGQANTTQATPATTGGLFGAGANTSGQPGNAPTTTATNTGGLFGSTQPAAGTSTATTGSGLFGTQQPTTTATTGGLFGAQPAATTATTAPTGGLFGAQPAASAPTGAGLFGAQTGANAAAGTTGSSFGFGASAAAPAPAQPAAQASGPFTRTTKFNDLPDAQKKVFEEIERVQISVELKAQKLGEEIAKEQAALDELTRSLSAASSALSSDRLAADDQRTKTDRNLQDALIATRIIDGFTKPQQMGGYLTSYANFPLEYFTRQVEEMKERVQRYKSTVEQIERKLAQVYEANSAQPAQPSPQAIANALRAQHASFMALAARTAEIDAAVRNTRPRIQRGGEPRPDPRAIRLRPRVKKTIRWMR
- a CDS encoding Fungal specific transcription factor domain; translated protein: MQAQNRGDVSSGEDDDDIQRGVEGGNAKKRRVQRACDVCRRKKVRCDGATRPGNRCSNCVAFNFDCTYVEAAKKRGPPKGYVESLENRLEKMERLLQRLCPGADFTQSLGQHLTREQWEAHEAGNQRPAPNPQPDAPSGNVLSEEDLISSDEESNLVNGMQKLAVTTFERRFHGKSSGLMLVKAARSLKQEYVNAENPDNGQSQQSRRPEFWRANPWEWIDTEDPLWKDKVQPPPDDLRDALIDLFFKHVNAFFPLLHRPLFESNIRDGLHFKDSAFACVLLLVCAVGSRWSDDHRVFLEQDEPLQHSAGWKYFEQVQFLRRSLLTPPKLFDLQIMALAVMFLQGTSAPHSAWTVAGIGIRIAQDVGAHRRKVYRGGQGSIEDELWKRAFWILVVHDRVTSSALGRPCAIQDEDSDVGFPVEVDDEYWPHVQTDPTFVPAQPAGVPPRVAFFNCYLKLIQILGFALRTIYSINKSKILLGFVGPQWEQHIVAELDSALNKWIDSVPDHLGDFILDILSRTDIDPSAVYPFPSEAITIIFPFASDFARSCSHVLDLQRRRSQTILPGVMVAAFTSGIVLLINVWGQKKSGGTADPNGQIKDVHKCMDVLKNNEHRWHSAGRLCFMHRARNSSGYIIRARVVWRFASSSAEPERKQQARARGESTTSPSVGHTSSASEHTPSPGGSASTGYHSRDRPIAKPRSVLNKASQQQQQQHQLSQQQQQQQQHYAQQPTSYTQQTLPTPPTFGVANLPVNTAELGSMHHLPPDFMYEQQNNPLHGIWNEQSHDPLVSLFGTAGPAQGQGYAAGAEASAGVGYYAAPQQSQQVQQPQTRQGYPAAAAGGYMGEQQHSGFVPGMAAQPYVGGALDMWQQAPGGFEMDDWGAMLSQDMLAAGQPMDPRVASPHGPHGQHGMPPGASQM